In Rosa chinensis cultivar Old Blush chromosome 1, RchiOBHm-V2, whole genome shotgun sequence, a genomic segment contains:
- the LOC112172472 gene encoding ubiquitin carboxyl-terminal hydrolase MINDY-1, whose amino-acid sequence MASSSEEPPQQPQSVKDCLYKTKLIQFLDRTAPIVLQNDNGPCPLLAICNVLSLRNNLNLSADTTEVSQEKLLTLVAERLIDSIDNKDAVADAIDLLPRLATGINVDIKFTRISDFESTPERAIFDLLDIPLYHGWIVDPVLNETANAIESKSYNTLMGELVAMETQSMTATLGVPSPSLSKTRYLVESPHSASSDEPKVIKAGDREEEAELLMALQMSMGELSTSVGDPECSNSHQSELSVQQGELIRTFLKNNASQLTYYGLFCLQDGLKEQELCVFFRNNHFSTMFKINGEVYLLATDQGYLNQHDLVWEKLNEVNGDTLFMTGNFKEFKVDNQSHENWTTADYLASIDSAASAGFDINSDLQLAIALQQQDNCSGNSTKLDDGEKSGLVLTPPQVLEGSKKKTVLVNFMEYCRAMVREPDHVMSFMLAELDTSGSLDEQLRLVVKGRFLPKKFGAILRKYVNQYVICFACRRTDTRLSKENRPKYHLICEWCCASRSVAPIKAGFVAKVGNRNSAA is encoded by the coding sequence ATGGCTTCATCGTCTGAGGAACCACCACAGCAGCCACAGTCAGTGAAGGACTGTCTTTACAAGACCAAGCTCATTCAATTCTTGGACCGCACTGCCCCTATCGTCCTCCAGAACGACAATGGCCCCTGCCCTCTCCTCGCCATCTGTAATGTTCTCTCCCTGAGAAACAACCTGAACTTGAGTGCAGACACTACAGAAGTCTCTCAAGAAAAGTTACTCACACTCGTTGCTGAAAGATTAATTGATTCTATTGATAATAAAGATGCTGTTGCCGATGCTATCGATCTACTCCCTCGCCTTGCAACCGGAATCAACGTCGACATAAAATTCACAAGGATAAGTGATTTTGAGTCTACTCCAGAACGTGCAATATTTGATCTGCTAGACATCCCACTATATCATGGCTGGATAGTTGATCCCGTGCTAAATGAGACTGCTAATGCAATTGAGTCCAAGTCCTATAATACTCTTATGGGGGAGCTTGTTGCAATGGAAACACAAAGTATGACTGCAACACTTGGTGTACCTTCCCCAAGCCTTTCTAAAACTAGATATCTTGTTGAGTCTCCACATTCAGCTTCTTCTGATGAACCAAAGGTAATTAAAGCAGGAGACCgtgaagaagaagcagagttGTTAATGGCCTTACAAATGTCTATGGGTGAGCTTTCAACTTCAGTGGGTGATCCTGAATGCAGTAATTCTCATCAGTCAGAACTGTCTGTACAACAAGGGGAATTGATCAGGACttttttgaagaacaatgcTAGTCAATTGACTTACTATGGCCTTTTCTGCTTACAAGATGGCCTTAAAGAGCAGGAGCTCTGTGTTTTCTTTCGAAACAACCACTTCAGTACCATGTTTAAGATCAATGGAGAAGTTTATCTTTTGGCAACTGATCAGGGTTATCTGAATCAGCATGATTTGGTGTGGGAAAAGCTTAATGAGGTGAATGGAGATACATTGTTCATGACTGGCAATTTCAAGGAATTTAAAGTTGATAACCAATCACATGAAAATTGGACCACTGCCGACTACCTTGCCAGCATTGATAGTGCAGCTTCAGCAGGCTTCGATATAAATTCCGATCTGCAATTGGCAATTGCTCTGCAACAACAGGACAACTGTAGCGGAAATTCCACGAAGCTTGACGATGGAGAAAAGAGTGGTCTAGTTCTGACTCCTCCTCAAGTTCTTGAAGGGTCCAAGAAAAAAACTGTTCTTGTCAATTTCATGGAGTACTGTAGGGCTATGGTTAGGGAGCCGGATCATGTAATGAGTTTCATGCTTGCGGAATTGGACACGAGTGGATCGCTTGATGAACAGCTGAGGTTAGTTGTGAAGGGAAGATTTTTGCCTAAGAAGTTCGGAGCAATCTTGCGGAAATATGTCAATCAATATGTGATTTGCTTCGCATGCAGACGTACAGACACTCGACTTTCGAAAGAAAATCGGCCCAAGTACCATCTTATATGCGAGTGGTGTTGTGCTTCGCGATCAGTTGCTCCTATTAAAGCTGGTTTTGTTGCCAAAGTTGGAAACAGGAACAGTGCGGCATGA